One segment of Natronosalvus halobius DNA contains the following:
- a CDS encoding DUF7287 family protein, producing the protein MTRRRPHTVSVSLDTRGQTTQDFAVGIGVFLLAVAFVFSFVPSLITPFSASTAPESAQADRIAGEIITKYSSGEANELDLAALQDADPDGLAEMGLRDTGSVRIDRINVTVVNATREPQFGVGNEYRGQSAGSATRIVTVSDPSHDCDPACRLVVRVW; encoded by the coding sequence ATGACGCGCCGACGCCCCCACACCGTCTCGGTTTCGCTCGACACGAGAGGCCAGACCACCCAGGACTTCGCGGTCGGCATCGGGGTGTTCCTGCTCGCGGTCGCGTTCGTGTTCTCGTTCGTTCCGTCGCTGATCACGCCGTTTTCGGCGTCGACGGCGCCGGAGTCGGCCCAGGCCGACCGAATCGCCGGTGAAATCATTACGAAGTACTCGAGCGGGGAGGCGAACGAGCTCGATCTGGCAGCACTCCAGGACGCCGATCCCGACGGGCTCGCGGAAATGGGGCTGCGAGACACCGGGTCGGTTCGGATCGATCGGATCAACGTGACGGTCGTGAACGCCACTCGAGAACCCCAGTTTGGCGTTGGAAACGAGTACCGGGGCCAGTCGGCGGGTAGTGCGACGCGGATCGTGACGGTGTCCGACCCGTCCCACGACTGCGACCCCGCCTGTCGACTCGTCGTGAGGGTGTGGTAA